A portion of the Tiliqua scincoides isolate rTilSci1 chromosome 3, rTilSci1.hap2, whole genome shotgun sequence genome contains these proteins:
- the LOC136645095 gene encoding uncharacterized protein F54H12.2-like, with translation MAFIHGCSEECTKSELDLFQIPPTQTSIEGSVYVEVPPLTAVTESSSLEFFIAGNGEDYLDLNNTLLYLRCKIVKEDGGNIDRQAEVALVNYPIASIFSQLDVTLGDRLISQSNNCYPYRAFIESVLNYSEDALSSQFSAGMFYKDTPGEHDSADMDGQNQGFIKRAGLTAESRKIELMGHLHADLFFQEKLLLNGVDVKIKLTRSKDRFCMMTDDANVKYRLKLLTASLFVKKVRVAPGVRLGHAEALLTATAKYPVDRVSMKVFSLPVGSRVSNQENLFLGQLPKMVVIGLVDNDAFSGTFSKNPFNFKHYDINFFAIYLSGYQIPECGEHYSLINTGNLRAEVRFARPLPQTVNMIVYGVFDNIIEINNQRNVLFDYM, from the exons atgGCTTTTATTCACGGATGctcagaagagtgtacaaaatcCGAACTAGACCTGTTTCAAATACCCCCTACgcagaccagcattgaaggaagcGTTTATGTGGAGGTGCCTCCGTTGACGGCTGTGACGGAGTCTTCATCATTGGAGTTTTTCATCGCgggaaatggggaggattatttggatttaaacaacactctactttacttgaggtgtaaaattgtaaaagaagatgggGGTAACATTGATCGACAGGCAGAAGTGGCGTTGGTGAACTACCCTATCGCTTCCATTTTTAGTCAGCTGGACGTAACCCTGGGAGACAGACTCATTAGTCAAAGCAACAACTGCTATCCCTATAGGGCTTTCATCGAGTCTGTGCTAAACTACAGCGAAGATGCACTTTCCAGTCAGTTCTCTGCAGgaatgttttacaaagacacaccTGGTGAACACGACTCAGCGGACATGGATGGGCAAAACCAAGGGTTTATTAAAAGAGCTggactgactgctgaaagcagaaaaatagaactcaTGGGTCATCTCCATGCGGacctcttttttcaagaaaaactgttGTTAAACGGGGTGGATGTGAAAATTAAACTCACACGGAGCAAAGACAGATTCTGTATGATGACTGATGACGCAAATGTCAAATACCGGCTGAAGCTTTTGACGGCGTCACTGTTTGTAAAGAAGGTGAGAGTTGCCCCGGGGGTACGGCTGGGGCATGCTGAAGCTTTGCTTACAGCCACCGCCAAGTACCCCGTGGACCGTgtcagtatgaaagtgtttagtctCCCGGTGGGGAGTCGCGTTAGtaaccaggagaacctgtttctggGACAATTGCCAAAGATGGTCGTGATTGGCCTGGTGGACAACGATGCTTTCAGCGGAACCTTCAGCAAAAACCCgtttaactttaagcattatgacatcaatttttttgctatttacctgtcggggtaccaaatccca GAATGCGGCGAGCACTATTCCTTGATCAACACGGGGAACCTTAGGGCAGAAGTTCGGTTTGCCAGGCCCCTCCCACAGACCGTTAACATGATCGTCTACGGGGTTTTTGACAacataattgaaataaataaccagaggaatgttctgtttgattatatgtga